TATGGTTTTGGCTATTCTGACTTAGACTATAATCCATAATTTTTAAGTTTGACTTATTGGGTGAAGATTTGTCAAAAAAGGTTTAAAAAAAGATAATATTAAAAAGAACGCTCCAACACAATTCCATATTCATTTAACCATTTTTGGGCTTTTTTTAGATTTGGAACTTGTGTTTCAACAATCGTCCAGAACCTGGACGTATGATTGCTCTCCAGAAGATGCGCCAACTCATGCACCACCACGTAATCGATCACAAACATTGGCGCTTTAATCAACCTCCAGTTGAAGTTTAGATTATTTTTCGGCGTACAGGAACCCCAGCGGTATTTTAAATCCGAAATCAGCACCTCATTGTATGTAACGCCTAAATTGCTGGCATACCGCTGCACCCGCTCGGGGATGATCTTTTGCGCCTGTTTTTTGTACCACTCCTTAAAAACCTCGCTGGCTCGCTCGGCGGAAACCGCGGCGACAATAAATTTACCAGCAAAGCGGATCGACTCCTCAGCGTTGTTGACGATTTCCAATCGATACCTTTTGCCCAGATACAGCACCGTTTCTCCTGAGACAAACTCTTTGTACTCGATTTTGGAAGAATACTTTTGCGCGCTCTTTAACTTTTCGTAAATCCACAATTTGTTGCTTTCCACAATGGCCGCGATTTTCTCCTCCGGCGTGCCGCGCGGCGCTTTGACCACCACCCTGCGATCCCGCTCTACCGTAATGGTGATGGTTTTACGATCAGAATATTTTACGGAGTACTGAAAGTCCATGTCTCACTCTGCAAATAAAATAATGTTGTTATTGGCTCTGGCAATTTCCATGATGCGTGAAATAATCTGGTTGCGATTTGTTACCACATTGGGCAGTCGGTTAAACCGTTCCGACAACAAAATTTGCTGAATTTCTGCTTTAAGTCGATTTCTTGCCGGAATGCTCTGCCAGAAACCGGTTAGTTCCAGTTCCCGCTTGATCACCTCAAACAGTTCCCGCGTCAATGCCACCAGGTTGTCTTCTTCATCCCTGGTGAAGGCCTCTTCTCCGTGAACCTTGCCGTAAATTTCCCGCGCCAGTACGCGGAAAAAGGGCATCTG
This sequence is a window from Caldithrix abyssi DSM 13497. Protein-coding genes within it:
- a CDS encoding M48 family metallopeptidase, with amino-acid sequence MDFQYSVKYSDRKTITITVERDRRVVVKAPRGTPEEKIAAIVESNKLWIYEKLKSAQKYSSKIEYKEFVSGETVLYLGKRYRLEIVNNAEESIRFAGKFIVAAVSAERASEVFKEWYKKQAQKIIPERVQRYASNLGVTYNEVLISDLKYRWGSCTPKNNLNFNWRLIKAPMFVIDYVVVHELAHLLESNHTSRFWTIVETQVPNLKKAQKWLNEYGIVLERSF